CTTCCTTGCTATAAGTACCATAATCGAATTCATAAAGTTCAGAGTATTCCGCAAACAAAGCATCAATCTCTTCTTCTTTCACAGCATTGACGTACTGAACGAGGTCGCCAATTCCGAAGTAGTCAACAGTCCATCCAAATTGAATTTGGGCTTCGACCTTATCACCTTCCGTAACGCCAACATTACGCATATTGTCGCCAAAGCGGGCGACTTTGATATTGAAGCTTTCGTTATAAGCAACCGCTACATCCATCCACTCTGCGATTTGTTTTTGCACTTCTGCACGTTCCCAGTAACCTACAACCACTTTATTCTGTTTCTTCAAGCGGGCGTTGATAAACCCATATTCACGGTCACCATGAGCTGCCTGATTGAGGTTCATGAAGTCCATGTCAATTGTAGCCCAAGGAATGCTTTCATTGTACTGTGTGGCCAAATGAAGTAGCGGCTTTTGCAGCAATTTAGTACCGCGAATCCACATTTTTGCAGGTGAGAAAGTATGCATCCAAGTGATGACACCAGCAACCTCATCACGATAGTTGACTTCTTTCATAAGGCTGGTGATTTTGTCTGCACTAACCGCCAGATCTTGCAATACAAGCGGATAAGGCAGAACGCCGCTCTTATTTAGGGCATCGGTCATTTCTTGTGCGTGTGCTTTGACTTCTGCTAATGCTTCTTCTCCATACAGATGTTGTGAACCTACGACAAACCAGAACTGTTTTGTACCTACTGTTGACATAACATTCATCCTCTTTTCTTCGTTTGTTAGTTTAGTTGGTCTTACTTTTGCCCGTAGTAGGCGTCTTTCCCATGTTTGCGCAAATAGTGTTTATCTAGAATCCGCTGCGGCAATTCTTCGGCAAAATGATTCAATTCCCGTGCGAATAAATTCATTTTCGAAACTTCTTCCAATACGACGCTATTCATGACTGCAGATTTCGCATCCTTACCCCAAGTGAAGGGAGCATGACCCTTAAGCAGGACACCTGGCACTGCTAAAATATCCAGCCCGCGCTGCTCAAAAGTTTCGATGATGACACGGCCGGTTTCGGCTTCGTAGCCACGATCAATCTCCTCTTGTGTCAAGAAACGAGCACAGGGAACAGAACCATAGAAGGTGTCTGCATGAGTAGTCCCCATTACAGGTACATCCAGGCCTGCCTGAGCCCAAATCGTCGCCCAAGTCGAATGCGTATGCACAATACCGCCGATCTCTGCGTAGTGCTTGTAAAGTACGGCATGAGTCGGTGTATCCGATGAAGGTCTCATCTCTCCTTCAACAACATTGCCGTCAAAATCAACAACCACCATATCGCTAGGTTTCATCGTGTCATAACTAACACCACTCGGTTTGATAACGAATAAGCCACGCTCACGATCAACAGCGCTTACGTTACCCCAGGTGTATTTCACGAGTCCATGTTTAGGCAAATCCAGATTGGCTTGAAATACTTCTTCTTTCAGCTGCTCTAACACGTCAATTCCTCCAGTTTTCCACTAGATTATCTACAGCAGCCTGCTCAATCGCCAGGCCTTGTGTGTAGCGTTCTAAGAATGTTTCGAACCCCTTAACATCGGAACCGTCAGGATGAATTTCTTGTCCCTCAACATCTCTAAATACTTTTTGGTCGAGGAAGTCTTCCAGACTTTCTTGTTGATCCTTGTTCATCATGTAAGAAGCCAGAATAGCCATACCCCACGCTCCGCCTTCTCCAGCTGTTGACATCACGGATACCGGGACATTCATAGCAGCCGCAACAATTTTTTGTCCGACGATAGGGGTTTTAAATAAACCACCGTGAGCCAGAATGCTGTCAATTGCGACGTATTCTTTCTTCGTCAAAATATCCATTCCGATTTTCAAAGCAGCAAATGCAGTGAACAGATGAGTCCGCATGAAATTGGCCAAATTGAAACGGCTCTCAGGAGAGCGGACAAACAACGGTCTGCCTTTCTCTATTCCGGTGATATTCTCCCCTGACAAATAGCCATAGCTGAGTAAACCACCGCCATCTGGATCCGCTTCCAAAGCCTTATTCAGCAACACACTGAACAATTGATTCGGATCCGCCTTGTGCCCCATGGCCTCATAGAATTCACGGAACAAGCCCAGCCAAGCATTGAGATCACTTGAACAGTTGTTGGCATGAACCATGCCGACCGGATTACCATTCGGTGTG
The Paenibacillus peoriae DNA segment above includes these coding regions:
- the araA gene encoding L-arabinose isomerase, producing the protein MSTVGTKQFWFVVGSQHLYGEEALAEVKAHAQEMTDALNKSGVLPYPLVLQDLAVSADKITSLMKEVNYRDEVAGVITWMHTFSPAKMWIRGTKLLQKPLLHLATQYNESIPWATIDMDFMNLNQAAHGDREYGFINARLKKQNKVVVGYWERAEVQKQIAEWMDVAVAYNESFNIKVARFGDNMRNVGVTEGDKVEAQIQFGWTVDYFGIGDLVQYVNAVKEEEIDALFAEYSELYEFDYGTYSKEAWEASVRVQASYEIAIKRFLDHGGYTAFTTNFEDLYGMKQLPGLAVQRLMAQGYGFAGEGDWKTAALDRLLKVMSHNQSTGFMEDYTYELAAGQESILQSHMLEVDPTLASNKPKVIVSPLGIGDREDPARLVFDGKAGDGVVVSMADFGTHYKLLINEVTAFEPTVPAPNLPVARVLWNVKPNFQDGVKAWIENGGGHHTVVSLNLTTDQIVTYAKLVNLEYVIIK
- a CDS encoding L-ribulose-5-phosphate 4-epimerase yields the protein MLEQLKEEVFQANLDLPKHGLVKYTWGNVSAVDRERGLFVIKPSGVSYDTMKPSDMVVVDFDGNVVEGEMRPSSDTPTHAVLYKHYAEIGGIVHTHSTWATIWAQAGLDVPVMGTTHADTFYGSVPCARFLTQEEIDRGYEAETGRVIIETFEQRGLDILAVPGVLLKGHAPFTWGKDAKSAVMNSVVLEEVSKMNLFARELNHFAEELPQRILDKHYLRKHGKDAYYGQK